The DNA sequence AATACCACTCCGGAACAGTAGGTGTGCTGTACTATCCACAGAGCTCTCCCGCTGTGGtgctttatttgttttcctttttcttctctttcacctCCCTTTTATCATCGTGTTACGTGGTGTAGCTAGCTAATCGAGCCACTGTAATCGCTGTGTTTTCACGTCGTGAGGATGAATATGTAGTTTCATTGTAATGTTTGCTCCTTTTATTCGCTCCGACATGAACTGCTAACACGGGCGGGATTTCAAGCCGTGTGCTGTTTGAGAAAGCACGCTTTGTcatcatcagctcctcctgtcAGGTGAGCAGAGTGACAAGCAGCTGTAACATCGGGCTTGGTCTCACTTAAAAGTCAGTGCAAATGTTGTCTATTAGCCTGTAACTAGAGGAAGACGGTTACACAGAAAAAGTGCCACAGATGTAATCGTTTGACAGGTAAGAGgaaacatttattcattaagATTATCTTTCCAGTTTTTCAGTCAACACACTGCAATGTGTTCAATCTTTTTAATCCTCATCCTAATTAccaacatatataaataataataatgcattgatgtaaaataaacaacaatcgTAGCACAATGTTACGTGTTGTGTTCTCTAAACATTATAAGTTATGTGGAGATGTGTAGAAAATGTCCCTTTATCCCTTGTAGGTCACACCCCCGGTCATACTGTGCACCTATAAAACAATATAGACTATACCGAAAACAATTCAAAAACCCAATTTCTTTATAATATTATATCTAAATACAATCGTGTTTTCTTCCTGCAAAACGAAATATGACGTGGGGTGACGTAGGCTTGAACCATAGGCTTGAACCCACCAATTTCAACCAATAAtatcacgtcattgacccattAATCAATtactcaatcaataaataaatcaataaatctaCAACTTCTAAGCTCCAGGCAAAGACTCATCATTATGAGTCGATGAGCCTGTTTTTCAACATTCAAGCTAGATAAGTCACAATGCTGAGGGCGTATCAAAGTCATGCATGAGcagagcatagactgtataaaagaaaggaGAGGCGCAAGCAAACCATGAGAGGAGGAAATATGTATTTTGAGGTATGCCACGTCCTTTCCTCTGAAGCAATAGTTGCTTCAGACATCTACACCACCAACACTAATAAAGGTGCTCAGAGTTTTCTGCGTAACCTGTTACCTGTTCAACAAACACCTGcatgaataaaaacctgcagtcTTTATTTATACTGTGTACTTTGTCCAGCTCAGAAGCACATGAACACGATTATATtgtttattcattatatgtgtatgtatttattgatgTTTTGATTGTGATTTCATTGCTTGGTAACCCAGAATATGATTAGAGtattgaacactggaaatagtttattagactaaatgtttCAGGAAAATTTTAAATGACCCTTATCAAAGTCATATCAAAACCGACACGCCCGACAGCTATTTTCAGCCTCAAGTGTCgattatgtaaaatgtgtttagtgTGTTTATGATTCTTTTGTTGGGAAATGAACACAGATGTATAACTAGATGGTGAATCGGGAAACAAATTTCTTTGTAATTTCTTTACTATGGGAAGTGGCATTTTTGAGTTCTCGTGCCAATTGAGCAACTTTTATAGGAACGAACATTGCCCAACCTCCCACGCTttatccagttctctttatacgCTCATGTTTACCACTGTCAAAGAGATGTCTGttaaactgttgacaggacacatggaactgcaaacaaggtcaatcatctatgtattattagagctcttataatacatccatgactTTAATAtcatctgaaaacaaaaaaagatgattattTTAGGAAAGTTACATTTAATCTGcattttgtttaaatatatCCCTTTCTTTAAGATGAATTGCAGTGTACATCTCATGCAAAACTTTCAGAATGACTAACAGAGTGCCCCTATcccactgagtgtgtgtgatactTTATATTAGGGCCCGTGGCAAATATGAACTCCTTTAATTGTTCCATCTATTAAAACAGCATAGGTGGAATTGGGTGCTTTTGACTAGGGTCCCTCAGGACCTCACTGCATTGgtatttttaaaacagaaatggaaaacaatGATGTGACGTTATTAGGAATAAACTGATAAAGCATGAACATTTAGAATGATAGAATAAAACACCTGtgagatatgacaaaaagtaCCTCAGTCTGTagaattaatattaaaaatgtcattgaaCGCTGATTAAACATCTGTCCCCTCTTATGGGCTTCATTCTGTCTCCTCAGATTGCAGCCATGTCTATAGAATACACCATTGACATCCAGCTGACCGAGTTGGGGTTTCCAGACATCTTGGAACCTCAGGAGACTTCGGTGACAGAAACACCATGTCTCTCCACATCATCTGATGATTCACTCTCACCCAGTCACTCTCACACTTCACTTCCAAACACGGGCAAAGAAAGACTGCTCGTCAGAAGCCAGAAATCAGCTGCTGATAAAGAAGCGGCAGCGGCAAAAAATACctcatttgatgaaaaaaaaacaaaagtatgtGCATCACCTCTGACAGAGGAGTTACCATGTAAACCTCCAGATCCCCCCCAGAGTCagcaaaacaaagaaactgtCAAAGACTCTGCACCTCCAGAACCGTCAGAGCCCACAGAGACTGATGCTGGACGGGACAAAGCGGACAGTCCGCTGCTCATAACCCAACAGGGAGATGATGGAGAGGATGGTgacagagaggaagcacaggAGAAGTCAGCTGAGGCGCAGCAGGATGTAGAGAGTGACTCGGATGACAGTGATGTTTCAGTGTtggatgaggatgaagaggttgatgacgaagaggaggaagaggaagggccTAACAATGGTATGACTTATTTACATTGAAACTCATGAGCATGAAATAGTGTTAATTATCTTGCGAGATCCCGgacagatctctagatgtgctgtgtgtgtgaggtaacAGTATCTGGGATGCCCTAAAACTACACTGTTattatcaaatatatatattgatacATCTTTGGATCATTATACATactttatatatacatttataactTTTTCTTCTGATTTTTCCCTGCCTGCCAGGAGTACATCATCATAATGTAACTCAAATCAATTGGCTTGTGTTTTTCCACAGAGTCGAGTAACTCAGGCGAGTACCGCTGCAGTGTCTGTGATCTCCAGCTGTCCTCTGAATTCAAGCTCCAAGACCACATGAACCTGCACACGGGGGTGCGTCCGTACTGCTGTGCAGAGTGCGGGAAGCGCTTCTGTCAGATTTACAACTACCGCGTCCACCTGCGCACACATGCCCAGACTTCAGCGGGACGTCTCCAGTGCCGTATCTGTCTGAGGGTCTTTGCCTCACAGGAAGACTTGAAAGGCCACCTGTCAAAAACTCACTTTGAGGATCGGTTTTATGAATGTGATCTGTGCAAGCGCGTGTTTGCTTCCCTGAAAGCGTGCGAGTATCACGTGCAGTTACACAATTGTTTGCTTGGCGTTAATTGTAAAGTATGTGGCCACAATTTTACCTCTCTGAAAGCCCTCCTACGCCACCAGAAGAGGACATGCTGTCGCAATTTTAAATGCACAGACTGCGCAAAGACCTTTACTAAGAAGAACGCTCTATTAAAACACAGCTTCACCCACCTCGGTTTGTTGCCTTACACCTGCATACGATGCCGCAGCCACTTCCGCCTGGCAAAGCTTTACCGCCAACACAAGTGTGAGCCTGAACGCATTCACTGTGTGGCATGTCTAAGAGAATTCCTCAGTCAGGCGGACTTCCAGCAACACAAAAAGGACACAGGCTGCTGGGGCAATCAGGAACCTAAAGGGGATGAGATCCGATGTTTGGAGTGCGGGCAGAGATTTGACACCACAGAAGAGCTGAAGAAACATGCCGGGGCTCACCAGAGAGTGCTCAAATGTGCTGAATGTGGTAAGGGGTTTCGGTCGGCATTGCTGCTTATGTCACACATGGGCGGTCACGCTGGCAAGTCGCCCTGCCTCTGTCAGAGCTGTGGACTGGGCTTTCCTCACCAGCAGAACTACGACAGCCACCTTAAGAAGTGTGGACAAACACCTCAGTCTGTGGTGAGTGTGGGACAGTACTTTCCCTTACCTTTTGCTTGTTCAGCACAAATAATGTCATTCTTAACAGAGCTGCCAACAGTTATTTAAAGTGCTCATTTTTTCCACCTTCCAGGCAGCCGTTAGTTTCAGTTCAGAAACAGTTCAGCTTCTCATTTCTGTTCCAGCAGAGAATGATCAGAGACCTGGTTCAGGTGTTTGGAATAAGGACTTATTCAGGTCTGTGAAACCAGAATGATGCATGATGAACCAGGATACCAGCATGCATGTAAACACTCAACGTCAGGGTTTAGTCTTGATTTTCTGACTTCTTCCAATTCTGATTTTCTCCGAATTcctgtaaataaataagtagcTCCTAGTGCTGCAATGATTTGTAGATTAATCAATCGAAAGACAATTATGAACTATTTTGATAAgaataatcattttgagttgttttttgttaaataaaatgctagaaataggtatctttttcttttttatagtAGTAAACTGAATGTCATTTGATGTTTCTTCTTTGACTTTGGGAAACATCTTTCTGAtttttttatagacaaaatgacTAACCAAATAATCAAGAGAACAAGAgacagattaatcgataatgaaaataatcattggttACCGTCCTTGAAACTCCAGTGACCAAGATATAATAAAACCACTCCTGTTGATGAATGGCAGTGAcaattttatatgtatttatatatcacattttattacaaGTAATCTCAacgtgcttcacattaaaaaaacaatataagtATATATAAGTATAATAATGAGAACATAggtaaaataatgatgaatatgatctgtaaaatgtccttgggtgactagaaaggtgcttttaaataaagtttattattattattgttataattaacatcattattactattattgtaagaaatataaatataagaatataagCATGAGTAAAAtgcaaaaactgaaacaatgatGCATTCAGGTAACATATACTAAACATCAAACCACACAGCAATTAAAAGCTCCAAAGAATCAACCATCCTTATCACATAACTGcccatgtaaacacacacacacacacacacacacacacacacacacacacacacacacacacacacacacacacacacacacacacacacacacacacacacacacacagagacagtaaTTAACCGTAAGCCTGGGAGGATAGGAAAgttttgtgtttgcttttgatTATGGACATCAGGTCAGCAGGCAGCTTGTTCCAGGATACAGGTTTGTAAGTGGGTTATGAGGTAAAACAAAGTCTCCATGTGGATCTTACTGGTATATTGCTCTTCTGTATAATTAGGTGAGTGACTGggatgtttttgttgtctttccCATTTTTAGAGTGCCCCCAAGAAACGGCCGGCCCCGAAGAGCTCCTCACCTGAGACCAAAAAGCTGGACACAAAGTCAGAGTCACCAGTTCCAGCAAGCACAACCACTGTGCCTGCTCCACCTGTTAAGGACTCTGCTAGTCCAGACCTTGTGACAGGAGGCATGTCTAATACTGGCTCTGCTTCATCAGACGGGTTATGGAAGATAACTCTGGACAAACAGCCACCGCCTGGTGTTAAACTTGTTCTATTTCTCCCTGTCTGTCAAACCAACGGCCTGGCGCTCCCATCTACAGTCCCTCAAACAATACAGGTTCCAGATGTCCAAGTCAAGCATCAAGCGGCCCGCCCTCCTCTTTCACGTAAGGAACACCTTGGAGTGAAGGCTGAGCTAAATGTCCCTGTGGATTTAGTAACCAGGATTAAACGGGATCCAGAAGGTGAAGCACCTTTGGACTTGTCTAAGAAGTATAACTCATGTAAGTCAGCTACGAGCGatgttcctcttcctcctgttaaAAGTGAGCCGAAAGAATTTGAAGTCTCAGGAGAGGCTAAAGGCACTAAAAGACATGGATTAAAAAATGCTGAATGGAAAGTGACTGATAAAAAACTGAAAGGAGAGGCAGATGCATATACTAATGTTAAGTGGGTGAAAAGTGATATCTCCCCTCTTAATGACAATACGGCATCCTCTGGACTAATAGCAGGCATTAAGAAAGAGCCTCAGTCTCCTGGTTCTGATTTTGATGTGTGGCGGTCCAGATCATGCCAGCTGAGAGACCGGAGGCTtgagaaagaaattaagatGGAAGTTGATGTTTCGCACCCATCCCCTGCTGATACGGAGAATTGAAATACAGTGAATGGGAGAATAAAACACCTACTCTATTGATGTACGGGTGACCACCAAAACAAGAATGGAGGTGATACTCTACAGCCAGAATGATGCACTAATGACGTTCTGTCTACCATCATAACCTTATATGACAGAGCAGATCTTTTTTTACCGTTTCCACTTGCTCTTGAAGAAATCCAGTATGTCTAGCAGTAAGATTTGGGTTATTCTGTAATTTAAACAAACCATTCCAGGTTGTGATACATAATGGCTTTTGTTTGATTTGCATGTGGCTAAAGCTTGGGGCTTGGGCCACCAGAGCAAAATGGGACTAATAGTTATAAACCTTATGCAATATTATGCAGGATTTGGCACTGCATTGAAACTATTCCTGATTTCTACCTTTTAGGCCCTTGTTTTTGTGTGGGggaattaaattattttctacCTATGTGTTAAGTGTAATGAAGACACTGGATTTCTATAATAATGTGCACATTTGTGTATAGGCACTTGACTCTTTATACTATGTTTAAAATGGATGCAAATCATGGTACTGATCATAACATGATGTTCTGCAATCATGTGATTTATATTTGGTGAATCTTGACAGTCTGCAGGTATatgctaatgttttttttctaaaggtCGACGAATATGTCATTGATGCAAGCTCAGTAAACATCTTGTTGACAGCTCTCAATTTTCTTAATCTATAAGACTGTTCCttagtgtgtgggtgtgtggtctgtcataggctacttttggggaatGGTTAagttaggcaagtagtggtgtgtgtgtacatgaatgCATGCATGAAAGGGGGGTCTTATATCATCTATCCTGTATTTACATAATCTTCAATGTTGAATCTCAACTCTCAATACTGTTTGAACTACAATATTGTAGTTCAAACTATTCACACTTAAAAAATGACcattcagcaccatggagacacacatacagaaacacacttcCACAGACACAGGTGAGTATTTTACTGAGACCCATAAGAATCAATACTGTCCCATCACGTTCaggatattattattactggaTAAGGCTAGGTTGAACAGCCTACAGGGGATTGACTCAAACGgattcacaatgacaaaatccaccacaaaagagccacagagcagcagcagtctctAGCACACACTTCTGCTGGAGACATATGACTATGACAGCTCCGTCATGTACAAGCTCCTCAATCAAGGGACGGGCCTTGACTAACAGAGAATAGTGCATGGGTTGAGGTCGTTATATAGACTGGACCTTAATCAATTAACAGAAAAACGGAACGCCTAGACATGCATCCACTAAACACGTCTTTGTtgactttttaaacattattttaaatgtactaatcAATAGCCAATACCTTTTAAAACAGCGCTTCCTACCAGTTAAAGACATatggatttaaatattacatctcttgtccaaatattttgcatacatacacacgttAAGTTGACTATGTACTCGACTATAATGTATGAATTTATATATGAtatgactatctatctatctatctgattaTTATTAAGTCGACTTCAATTGAACTGATTGGCTGGCCTGGTTTATTTGGTAATCCTGCTTtatggagaagaaaaagaaaagaaagaaaactcaaGATTTTCATAAATGTTAGTGATAATTTATTTCTTTAGTGCCATAACGTGTTTTATGGATCccattattaaaaagaaaatactatATTGTTATATAAACACCACTGTGTTAGACAAATAATGGACTCTTAGTTGttatctctgttttgtttttatatatttctctgCGCATTTCGGTCACTGACATTTCcaaagtgaaaagaaagaaaggaaggtctGAAAAAAGAACCACAACCCCTGTCACATGATTAAAATACCCGGAAATACAATACCTGATAGGAAAGCAAATTTATGACCCGCCcaactctgcctctgattggttaGTAGTATATACTCTTAAGCATGAGGAGTGTGATTGGTTAGGGATAGGGAATGAATATTAAGGTAAGCCAATCAGGGGTAGAGTAGGGTGGCTCATAacttcgccatcctaggaaaaaatATAGCTTAACGGTGGGTCATGTCCATGTCGAGATGGTTACCCTATATTTGCTAAACTCTCGCGATATTAGATGTACGTGTTGTTTCTTCATTGTGTGCATTGTACATAATAATCATATGTTAAGATGTGACAGCACGAGTGTGGTTCAGGTAAGGTTAAGTTtagggacaaaaaaaagatttcattaAGATTAAGGAAAGAATAGTTTGGGGTAAAATTGTCATTCTCGCGAGATCTTTCGCGGGTCTGTCTCCCATCTAGACACGACCACGGGAGTTGGCCACAGTGGAGAAATAATTATGTAATGAAAAACGTGCTctgtgtgtttactttcattGATTTTAACTGTAGTATCCGAATTATTGAAACAGCTGATATAAGGCCAAGTCGTCGGTCTGGCGCCAACACCAGCGTTTCTTTTAATTCATGGACAAAGACAAGTGTGGCGACATTGTAAGTAGGCGATTCCggtagtctttttttttttagaggaaCCAGTGTTCGATGAGGTCATGAAgcatttgattgattttctggACCTTTGTTTATCGATAAAGCTCTTGCCGACTTTCTTTGTAGCTGATATGCAGACTGTGCACTCATGCTTTACACTTCTTGCAGCATGCGTGCTCTTGGATGGAGATGCATCAGTTCATTGGTGACCTTATCACATCTGGAAACACCTCGAAGGACCAGCCAGATGTGGTGAACCCAGCATGGGGCGTGGCTGGGGCAGAGGCTGTTAGGTTCAAAGGTGCTTCACATGAACCTTTTCAAATAACTCGACCTGCTCAGGACAAGACGGAGGCAGAGATGGGCCGTCGGGTGCAGCCTGGGGCAGcacagaggaagggagaggcCAGAGACAGCAGAGAAGGTGGGGGCTATAAATATTAATGTAGcctatatattttaataattttcttGCAATAGTTTTAAGTACTCTAATCCCTTTTTCTATCCTCTGTAGATGTGCATCATGGCTGCACCTGCCCTGGCTGTCCTTACTCCaattctccttcttcctttgaGACTTTACAACCCAGACAACCTTCATCCTCATCGCCAAGCACAGATGCAGTACGCCATCCCAAAGACCATAGTGGCACTGCTCCATTGAACTTAAATGTGAACAATGGAGCAAGCAGCACCACCACAGCTGAGTTAGACATCAGGCCGTCC is a window from the Scomber japonicus isolate fScoJap1 chromosome 10, fScoJap1.pri, whole genome shotgun sequence genome containing:
- the wu:fe05a04 gene encoding zinc finger protein 710 is translated as MSIEYTIDIQLTELGFPDILEPQETSVTETPCLSTSSDDSLSPSHSHTSLPNTGKERLLVRSQKSAADKEAAAAKNTSFDEKKTKVCASPLTEELPCKPPDPPQSQQNKETVKDSAPPEPSEPTETDAGRDKADSPLLITQQGDDGEDGDREEAQEKSAEAQQDVESDSDDSDVSVLDEDEEVDDEEEEEEGPNNESSNSGEYRCSVCDLQLSSEFKLQDHMNLHTGVRPYCCAECGKRFCQIYNYRVHLRTHAQTSAGRLQCRICLRVFASQEDLKGHLSKTHFEDRFYECDLCKRVFASLKACEYHVQLHNCLLGVNCKVCGHNFTSLKALLRHQKRTCCRNFKCTDCAKTFTKKNALLKHSFTHLGLLPYTCIRCRSHFRLAKLYRQHKCEPERIHCVACLREFLSQADFQQHKKDTGCWGNQEPKGDEIRCLECGQRFDTTEELKKHAGAHQRVLKCAECGKGFRSALLLMSHMGGHAGKSPCLCQSCGLGFPHQQNYDSHLKKCGQTPQSVSAPKKRPAPKSSSPETKKLDTKSESPVPASTTTVPAPPVKDSASPDLVTGGMSNTGSASSDGLWKITLDKQPPPGVKLVLFLPVCQTNGLALPSTVPQTIQVPDVQVKHQAARPPLSRKEHLGVKAELNVPVDLVTRIKRDPEGEAPLDLSKKYNSCKSATSDVPLPPVKSEPKEFEVSGEAKGTKRHGLKNAEWKVTDKKLKGEADAYTNVKWVKSDISPLNDNTASSGLIAGIKKEPQSPGSDFDVWRSRSCQLRDRRLEKEIKMEVDVSHPSPADTEN